CAACGCGGGGCTCTCGCGGGGGAGCGACGTCGAATCGATGAGCACCGACGACTACGAGACGATGCAGGAGACAAACGTCGACGGCCTCTTCTACGCGACGCGAGCCGCGATTCCCCACGTTCGCGAGACGGACGGCCACCTCGTCTTCGTCGGGAGTTTCGCGGGGCAGTACCCCCGATCGTTCAACCCCGTCTACGCCGCCACGAAGTGGTGGACCCGCGGCTTCGCCAAGAGCGTCGCCGCGCAGGTCGGCGACGACGAGGTCGGCGTCTCGATCGTCAACCCTGCCGAGGTCCGCTCGGAGTTCGAGGCGGCCGACGGGACGACGTTCGAAGAGCACTTCGACAAGGGCGAGGCCAGCGAACCCGCGGAGGTCGCCGAGGCGATCCTCTTCGCCGCGAGTCGGGAGGGCTCGAGCGTCAGCGAGATCGATGTCAATCGCCGAGACAAGTTCGCCGACGGCTTCTGACGCGGCCGCCGCTTGGAACCGCGAGCGCGCTTAAAACGCGGCCGGCGCGTGCCGGCTGCAGACTGACCCGTAATCGCTGCCATAACTCGCGTATGCGTGTTTCCATCCCGGGCGTTCCCGGCGTCTACTACGACACCGATTCGGGCTCGTCGGCGATCGGCGTGGCCATGTCGGCCGCCGGCCGAAAGGTGCCGAAACCGAAGGGGTACGTCATCCAGCTGTTGCCCTACCTCTGGTCGTTCGACGTCGACCTGTACGAAGTGCCCACCGATCATCCGATTCAGTATCTCCATCCCGAAGGAGCCCAGAGCCTCGGCGAACTCTCGCCCGAGCGCGGCGTGCGAGAGGCGGGAACCGAACTCGAGTCGGTCCTGCGGTTCGCCTGGTCGGTCAACCAGGAGATCGAATCGACGACCAACCAGTTGATCGGCCGCCGCGAGGACCACGACGGTATCGTCATCGAAATTCAAGACGGAAGCGTCGGCGTCGACGGCGAGGAACTCCGCACGGACGAGTTCGAT
Above is a window of Natronorubrum tibetense GA33 DNA encoding:
- a CDS encoding SDR family oxidoreductase gives rise to the protein MIDTSLEGNTAIVTGASAGIGAATCRAFAAEGANVVLAARSEDELTELADELETEHDVETLVVPTNVREEDAVDHLIEETVDAFGEIDVLVNNAGLSRGSDVESMSTDDYETMQETNVDGLFYATRAAIPHVRETDGHLVFVGSFAGQYPRSFNPVYAATKWWTRGFAKSVAAQVGDDEVGVSIVNPAEVRSEFEAADGTTFEEHFDKGEASEPAEVAEAILFAASREGSSVSEIDVNRRDKFADGF